The following proteins come from a genomic window of Aricia agestis chromosome 19, ilAriAges1.1, whole genome shotgun sequence:
- the LOC121736483 gene encoding PCNA-associated factor-like isoform X2 — translation MARTKASVGAKVSSGKSSKARCSVAPQTVNLGSSGREKSSRSSSGGNPVCPRETPKWQKPITTFFVANQTKDSDADENEIAGSSKSKPKRNVILSDNEDDTEDEKPVNTALDETIELEPLTGENSHKIEEYYEKKGKGQGKKSNKENVDANKQSNKRDLDDVEETQVIKKRKVA, via the exons ATGGCTAGAACAAAAGCATCAGTTGGAGCAAAAg tcTCATCCGGAAAGAGCAGCAAAGCAAGATGTAGTGTTGCACCACAAACAGTCAACTTAGGGTCATCTGGAAGAGAGAAATCATCAAGAAGCAGTTCAGGAGGTAATCCTGTTTGTCCCAGGGAAACTCCAAAGTGGCAGAAACCAATAACCACATTTTTTGTTGCAAATCAAACAAAAGATTCTGATGCTGATGAGAATGAAATTGCTG GTAGTTCAAAATCAAAACCAAAACGTAATGTTATACTTTCCGATAATGAGGATGATACAGAGGATGAGAAACCAGTCAACACAGCTTTAGACGAAACAATAGAATTGGAACCTTTGACAGGAGAAAACAGTCATAAAATAGAAGAATATTACGAAAAAAAAGGCAAGGGTCAAGGAAAGAAAAGCAATAAAGAGAATGTAGATGCAAATAAACAGAGTAACAAAAGGGATTTGGATGATGTTGAGGAGACCCAAGTTATTAAGAAACGAAAAGTTGCATga
- the LOC121736483 gene encoding PCNA-associated factor-like isoform X1 — translation MARTKASVGAKVSSGKSSKARCSVAPQTVNLGSSGREKSSRSSSGGNPVCPRETPKWQKPITTFFVANQTKDSDADENEIAVAGSSKSKPKRNVILSDNEDDTEDEKPVNTALDETIELEPLTGENSHKIEEYYEKKGKGQGKKSNKENVDANKQSNKRDLDDVEETQVIKKRKVA, via the exons ATGGCTAGAACAAAAGCATCAGTTGGAGCAAAAg tcTCATCCGGAAAGAGCAGCAAAGCAAGATGTAGTGTTGCACCACAAACAGTCAACTTAGGGTCATCTGGAAGAGAGAAATCATCAAGAAGCAGTTCAGGAGGTAATCCTGTTTGTCCCAGGGAAACTCCAAAGTGGCAGAAACCAATAACCACATTTTTTGTTGCAAATCAAACAAAAGATTCTGATGCTGATGAGAATGAAATTGCTG ttGCAGGTAGTTCAAAATCAAAACCAAAACGTAATGTTATACTTTCCGATAATGAGGATGATACAGAGGATGAGAAACCAGTCAACACAGCTTTAGACGAAACAATAGAATTGGAACCTTTGACAGGAGAAAACAGTCATAAAATAGAAGAATATTACGAAAAAAAAGGCAAGGGTCAAGGAAAGAAAAGCAATAAAGAGAATGTAGATGCAAATAAACAGAGTAACAAAAGGGATTTGGATGATGTTGAGGAGACCCAAGTTATTAAGAAACGAAAAGTTGCATga
- the LOC121736483 gene encoding PCNA-associated factor-like isoform X3: MARTKASVGAKVSSGKSSKARCSVAPQTVNLGSSGREKSSRSSSGGNPVCPRETPKWQKPITTFFVANQTKDSDADENEIAGISKSKPKRNVILSDNEDDTEDEKPVNTALDETIELEPLTGENSHKIEEYYEKKGKGQGKKSNKENVDANKQSNKRDLDDVEETQVIKKRKVA; this comes from the exons ATGGCTAGAACAAAAGCATCAGTTGGAGCAAAAg tcTCATCCGGAAAGAGCAGCAAAGCAAGATGTAGTGTTGCACCACAAACAGTCAACTTAGGGTCATCTGGAAGAGAGAAATCATCAAGAAGCAGTTCAGGAGGTAATCCTGTTTGTCCCAGGGAAACTCCAAAGTGGCAGAAACCAATAACCACATTTTTTGTTGCAAATCAAACAAAAGATTCTGATGCTGATGAGAATGAAATTGCTGGTAT TTCAAAATCAAAACCAAAACGTAATGTTATACTTTCCGATAATGAGGATGATACAGAGGATGAGAAACCAGTCAACACAGCTTTAGACGAAACAATAGAATTGGAACCTTTGACAGGAGAAAACAGTCATAAAATAGAAGAATATTACGAAAAAAAAGGCAAGGGTCAAGGAAAGAAAAGCAATAAAGAGAATGTAGATGCAAATAAACAGAGTAACAAAAGGGATTTGGATGATGTTGAGGAGACCCAAGTTATTAAGAAACGAAAAGTTGCATga